The sequence CCGATCAGCAAACCCGCCAAGGCCGCGCTGACGCGGCTCCATGAATAGACAAAACCGATGGCGCGCGCGCGGATGCGGGTTGGGTACTGCTCCGCCTGAAAGCCGTGAAAAACGAACGAAATCCAGTTGTTGAACAACGTGACGAGCACACCGAAGAAGATGATCCATGTCGGGTCGGTCTGCCTGGCGAAGAACAGCATGAAAATGCCGATTCCAACGCCTGCCGATACGATCTGCCACTTGCGCTCCATCTTGTCCGCGATCCAGATGCCAAGCAGCGGGCCCACCGGATTGGCCAGCGCGATGATGAACGCGTACTGCAAACTGGTGGTGACGTGAATGCCCTTCGAGATCAGCAGCGTCGGCACCCAAGCGCCGAAGCCGTAAAAGGCAATGGTCTGCGCGAGGTTGAACACCGACAGCACGAGCGTGCGCTTGCCGTACGGCGCCTTGAACAGTTCCGAAAACTTTCCGTCGCCGACCACCGCTTCGGACGCGGGCGCCGGCGGCAACGCGGCGACGCCGGCCTCACGGGCGATCTTCGTTTCGAGATCGCGCATGATCTTCTCGGCCTTTTCCTCATGACCATGCAGCGCCAGCCAGCGCGGACTTTCCGGCAATCCCAGCCGCAAGCCCCACGCGGCCACCGCGCCTACGGCCGCGATCATCGCCACCCAGCGCCAGCCGTCAATACCGAACGGGCTGATCGGCACCAGCAGCCAGCCGAGCAGCGCCACCACCGGCACGATCAGGAATTCGATGAACTGATAGAACGCGAATGCCTTGCCGCGCCCTTGCGGCGGGACCAGTTCAGTGAGGAAGGTGTCGATCGTGACCTGTTCGAGTCCCACGCCAATCGCGGCGATGAAGCGGCACAGATCGATGCCGGCCGACGAGGTCTGACACGCCATCACAGCGGTGGCCAGGGAATACCAGATCAGCGAGAAGGTGAACATCGAGCGGCGGCCGAGCCGGTCCGCCACCGAGCCGAACACCATGCAGCCGAGCCACATTCCGGCAAACGTACAGAAGACAAAGAAACCGATGCCGTTGATACTGAAGAACCCCACCGAGCCGCTGGTGAACAACCCGCTTCGCACCAGGCCCGGAGCGATATAGGCCGTCATGAAGAGGTCGTAGAGTTCGAAGATGCCGCCGATGGAAATCAGGAACACCAGCCGCCACAGCGTGCGGGTGAACGGAAGCCGGTCGAGCCGTGCTGCCACTTGTCCAGCGTAACTGTCCGCGACGGGAAACGTCGTATCGGCATAGATATCTGTCATCTTTGTCTCCGCACGGCGTGCTGTCGCCACCGTCATTATTTTGGGGAATCAGGCCGCGCGCCTGGTGATAAGCCAGGCGCGTCGATCCGGTGTCCTGTCCGGGCGCGCTCAACCCAGCGCGGCGAGTACTGCTTCGCCCATCTCGCGGGTGCCCACCTTGCGCATACCGGGTTGATAGATATCCGCGGTACGGTAACCTTCGGCCAGCACGGCGCTCACCGCACGCCGGATCCGGTCGGCCGCGCCGGGCAGATCGAATGACAGACGCATCATCATTTCGACCGACAGAATCGCGGCCAGTGGATTGGCGAGGTTCTTGCCTTCGATGTCCGGCGCCGTGCCGTGCACCGGTTCGTAGAGGCCCAGCGTGCCGCTGCCGAGCGAAGCCGAGGGCAACATGCCGATCGAACCGGTCAGCATCGCGGCGGCATCCGACAGAATGTCGCCGAACACGTTGCCGGTCACCATCACGTCGAACTGGCGGGG is a genomic window of Paraburkholderia sp. PREW-6R containing:
- a CDS encoding MFS transporter codes for the protein MTDIYADTTFPVADSYAGQVAARLDRLPFTRTLWRLVFLISIGGIFELYDLFMTAYIAPGLVRSGLFTSGSVGFFSINGIGFFVFCTFAGMWLGCMVFGSVADRLGRRSMFTFSLIWYSLATAVMACQTSSAGIDLCRFIAAIGVGLEQVTIDTFLTELVPPQGRGKAFAFYQFIEFLIVPVVALLGWLLVPISPFGIDGWRWVAMIAAVGAVAAWGLRLGLPESPRWLALHGHEEKAEKIMRDLETKIAREAGVAALPPAPASEAVVGDGKFSELFKAPYGKRTLVLSVFNLAQTIAFYGFGAWVPTLLISKGIHVTTSLQYAFIIALANPVGPLLGIWIADKMERKWQIVSAGVGIGIFMLFFARQTDPTWIIFFGVLVTLFNNWISFVFHGFQAEQYPTRIRARAIGFVYSWSRVSAALAGLLIGFFLHEGGTMGVALFIGAAMLVMIVAVGVFGPRTLNRSLEELSQ